The genomic stretch TGCTCATTAAGTCTTCTGGTCGACTGTTTTACAATGACAATGCAGACTAATAAACTTTACACTTGCTCTGTCATTGTAAAATCCAATTTTATCACGTTTTCCATTTAGCCTATATCTTTACATTGCAGAGAAATGCCTCTGTAGCTCTTGTGGCATTACCACGGATCTGGCATGGATCTGTGGTGGACCCATGGCCAACTTGGTCTCTTTCTGTGTGTTGCTTTTGTTGTTTACTCATTAAACTTGAATACTTCAGGTCAACTGTGTTACAATGGCGCTATTGCATTGTGCTGCCATTAATTCAGTTTGATCAAGTTAGCCTTCCATGGTCAACAGCCTTCCTCAACAGTCTGATCTGGATGTTGGTTAATGTTGTCTGCTCAGTTAGAAACCTAAAGGCTTCAGGTCGACTGGGTTTACAATGTAAATGGTAAAAGTAATTAAAACTGCCATTTTACCTCTCTAAATAaaacaacctggtctcacagaattccgtgaaatgtccacgggtccttaactcaaaatccgtgaagctttcacggaattgccccaaattccgtgacgcgGCCACGGATTTaactccaacgcaagtcaatgacactgaccttccgtggtccacacacggatacccgtttcaatgacggagtactaCAGAACTCGCtcaacggacgtgctttctcatttggaaacgcaacatctgaagtatttgtttcttttccaacatcaaatgccataatgacgttAACCCGacagttattttagttattgcattgtcctgtcatcataaaaattcagtttgtttCAGTTAGCTTAaccaaagtcccgtgatggcaccaCGGACCtcaacaacctgacctcactcactggATGTTGTAATGTTGCTggcttgtttaggaacttacaactCTATGTCGactctgttgcaatggcatgtaattaacttgacattttgtcttgtcctgtcatcatagaatccagtttgatggcgttttaaaCACATATTGATCgcttggctatagtcagaactaaaatctgtgatacgagcacggagtgagtctgtgctgagatcacggataactcttaACACAAGTCAAtggcactcatcttccgtggtccacacacggatgcTCGTTGTAGTGATGGAGTATAGATCTCACTCAATGGACGAGCTATTTCATCTGGAAATGCAACATTTGaagtaggctatttattttccaacaccaaataccatgaccaacctgaatgttattgtaactattgcattgtcctgccatcatacaagttcactttgattctgttagcctaactaaaatctgtgatacgagcacggagtgagtctgtgctgagatcacggataactccaacgcaagtcaatgacactcatcttccgtggtccacacacggatgcTCGTTTCAATAACGGAGTAACCTACAAATATCACCTAGTGGACatactttctcatttggaaacgcaacatttgaagtagtTCTTTCCCAACATCTGTcgtcataaaatccagtttgattaAGTTTTACACCTATTGCCTTCCtggtcagaactaaaatctgtgataggagcacggagtgagtctgtgttgAAACCACGGATAACTCTGATACATGCACTGGACGTTGCTTTCTTAATTATAATATGACAggtaaaattgatagcctgaatgcactataagctgctttggataaaagcatctgctaaatgcattaattaaattaaattttaatttaatttaatttaatttgaaattgaGCATTTGAAATAGCCTTTTCacttagatttatacatcatattcAATGTTAACCTGACTGCCTATGTTGTTGCTGCCATTATAAAAATCCagtttgattctgttagcctcaCCAAAGTTCTGTCACTCATGTTTTAATGCGCTTGCTCATTTAAATTAAGTCTTCAGGTCGACTGTGTTATCCTACAATGGAGCCTAATTAACTTGACATTTGCCCTGTCATTGTAAAATCCAATTTGATCACGTTTTCCACTTAGCCTATAGGCCTATCTTTACATTAAAGGGAAATGCCTATCATTAACACGGATCTGGAATGGATCTGTGGTGGACCCACAGCCAACTTGGTCTCGTTCTATGCATTGCTTTTGTTGTTTGCTCATTTAGAAATGTGAAGACTGTCAGTGTATTCCATTGCTATTGCATTGTGCTAGTCATTAAGTCAGTTCGATCAAGTTTGCCTTCTTTTGATCAGCCTGGCCGAAGTTCCGTGATGGAGCCGTCTGTCATCGACACACAGATCCCCCAAGTTACAGCCTGATCTGGTAGGCCTATCTGGACATTGTGTTGTCTGCTCATTTAGAAACTTAAAGGCTTCATGTCGACTGGGcttataatgtaattaatgtgAAATTATGCCTGCTgtaataaaatccagtttgatcatgttttgcaatcatttatttcagtagcCTAGGCTAAAAGAGAATCTATAGGCCTATGCGATCACAGATTCATCTGTGGGGGACACACGGACTAGGCCTACCTCAGGTCTCACtcaattaattatttgtattttgtttgctcatttcaaaataattaatagttCCATGGAAGACTATATTCTGATTAACTGAAATCCGTGTGATGGGCCTACAATTAATTTCAGCTCAGAATTGCAAAGTTGCACCATAGGTCCATGGAatttaaatatccaaaaattactgttttgttgggtaacaatattaaatattgttaaactGATATTACATTTCTAGGCCTAGGTTACTCCTGTTCTCATAAAATGTAGGCTTATTAGGCTTCTTTTTATTATGCAaactaaaacaatttattttttacaatatggtGTTTGCTTATCTAGCCTATTAAACAGCAAACAAATGTAGAGATAAAGACgctaaattaattaatatccAGAAAATTGTGTTGCCATTTCTGTGAAGCGTCATATAGGCCTACTTCCTCATGCAGGCTACATCCCAGAATTGCGCCCTTTTCCTATTATTGCGGTCGACATTCACAGTCAGCAGATCGGTAAGTATTTCCAGCTTGTATGTGAACTCTTGATTCCTTCGAAGCACCACACTAAGACTAAGTTGCTATCAAAAGCCTATacttatctttttattattttttaaatttattttacatcagTGTCGAAACTTAGTTAGTAATGGTGTTGTAATCAGGGTTCGAAATGAGGAGAATTTATTTTGGGATATTGGGGGGTGCCcgacaaatatattttaacaaaaaattattgtgaaaaatattggTATTTAGTGacgttttatatttataacaattatttatttcctAGCGAGAGGCTGCAATCACCGCAGCTGTTAGCCGAGTGAGTTCATGTACAGTATCGCAGATTGTTGTTGTGGTGCTCCCGTACTGTACACGTACTGTAGCTGAACGCGGAAAAAACGAAACCTCACAAAGAGTGAAATCCTGAATAAATCCTGAATAAAGTTTCGTCGATTATTTTTATATCTCCATAATTGCTTATAGTAAAATATTAGtatttcaagttcaagttgcaTTAATAGATAGCCAGTGTAATGATAAGAAGAGTAGCCTACGTTTGTCAACGTTTTGTGCTAGCTGTAGTCATGTTAGAATAAACGTGTCCCTAAAGATTTTAGTTAAGGTTATGGATTAACTACTTTGAAACAAAGTAAACCATCTAATGTAGGTACAGTTTTTTCAGACAACATTATTATTCAATTCAGCGgccagttgttttaaattaaatttaatgtaataacAGGGATGAGAAATGCCATTTGTATTTGAATGTGCATGGTGCTGCCATAATGAGTACACCTGGTGGATTTAGAGTTAACTTCCTTGCTCAAGTACAGAATGGCCTGTTATTCACTTTGTCATGTCAGGGATTAGATTTATATGGGTGCTGTAACTTTGTTGCTCCAGAGTTAGAGGGTTACCTGTTACTTCTCCAAACACCACTACAATACTGGGCCTAGCCCAAACCAtgaaaaaaatcttcagaatttttaataatttaataattaaattttagggGACCCCCCCCAAGAGTCCTCCTAATCATTTCGAACCCTGGTTATAAGTATGTAAACTCTGTCTCAGAGTTGTCTCTTGTTAGCTACAGCTAGCTTTGATTGTGCAGGTTTAGCTAATTTAGCAGGTTTGGGTTTTTAAATCAGTTGCCAATATTTGTTTACAGATGCCatcattaatgttaaaatatgtgtGTCGAAATGCAGTGCATCGCGTTCCTCTATGTGTTACTGTAGGCCTAATACTGGTACTGGTAGCATACTGGTTAAATTCGAGGACATCCACATGCCCTGTGCAAGCCACATCTAAAATCTTAGGTCATTGCGATGAGTGGTCAGTAAGATATGCGATGGACACATACATACTCAcagacagacatttcttgctttatagatagatagataaatagatagatagattgattgattcaaGAGTTTATGAAGCAATTTGTCGGTTCACAAGAAAATTATATTCATGTCGTCAAGTGGATGTGGTATCTTATATTCTATTCTCTGCAATGTTTTGATTAGGATGTAACTAATTTTTACTATAATATATCTAATATGTCCTAATGAATGTAGAAATGTTTGTTCTAATGGTCATTCTAATAATGTTTTCTGTCTGTTACAGATACAAGACAGCTTTACAAAAAAAGGCACTTTTGAGAGCCATTCTGTCacattttttctgtttctctgtttctcactgtctctttcttgtttctctctcacacacacccacactctcacacacattcactcactcatactCTCTTTCTTTCATTATTGAATTATTTCATACAGTAAGTATcccaatttgtttattttctacaAAGCACAAGTTTAGATATATTAAAGatagttttgtattttgtttcattataatgATATATGATTAGCATATTTGATGTAGGAACAGCAAGTCACATAGTGTAATACTAGAGACCCTGGATTGGTCACACATATCAGTCGCAACATAGCTGAAATTTTGTTTATTACATGATAATTGTAAGATAATTGAAGTGGAAAGACTGAAAGTGTTTTACGGAAATCTTCAAAACTCTTGACAGTTAAGGaatttgtatttttcttgtttATGGTTTACAGGATAACAAAAGCATGGCTGGTGGAGGGTTGAAGAAGTCGTGCCCTACATGCcaggaaaaaatatttaatggatGTAAGGTCTGCCCCATGTGCAAGACAGCACAGCCGCAACATCTAAGGCtgaaaaagaaaattgaaaaattCAAGATGGAAAAGGAGTCTTGGGTggctaagaaaaagaaaaatcaaataaCATCTCATTTAATGGATGATGCCGTGATTTTGGTAAGTAACCTGTGCTACATTTCCATAGTACTTATGTGGCTTCAAAATGACCTTGGTCCAGGTGGTGACACAGGTGGTGTGGATGATTTTGGAGTGGGGATTGGGGTTTAGTGAGAGAGTGTTACATTATAACTTACTATTCTGAAACTTTAGACTTCTGCTTTAGATGTACTCACATAGAGTCTGAAGTTGATTAGCACATCAGGTTAGCACATATTTTCAATTGCACATTGTATGGAACTTTTAATGGAGGTGATTGGTTGATCAGTTTTTAGCATCTTAACTTTAAACTATTATCATTGGAAAAGTTTAAAGAAACAGGCCAGAAACAGCCAGGATCACCTACAGTATGTGATAGCCCACAGATCTGTaacataccgtaattcctcaaataaaagccggggcctttatttacctgaactgcagaaggtaacaggcttttattttaagccggcttttattagaggcaggcctttatttccaattcaatttttgataagtaattgttttaaataacccgtttTAAATTATAGTGATATAATAAGTGATAgtgttccagtggacagagatcataacattagcacagaatcagttcagaatcaatcaccaaaagaatcagttcggttcagatgctctgtgtgtcggtctgcttcacgctgaatcacacatgcgcagtatcatcagctcctcggttctgtcgacacgtccgacagaaacggtgtactggtgatctgaaaaccgatgcaaacgGTTAtcgactcgagaacgagaaacgctccagcagtgggcgtgtacattcgttatctggctctgctgcacaaattttcccccggcctttatttaagaACGGCCTTTATTTGTCAGTGTTGACCATGCACCCAGGCACTATAAGAGGCCCGgcatttatttgactaccggtttttatttaAGGAATTACGGTATGTCAAAGCTCTCCATATCATCCACAGTTCACTCTTCCCTACTGAGTGGTTCATGCAACAAGCGCCTTTATGTTAGTTCATAGCATTCAGttgcgtcttcttcttcttcgagtCTGTTGCAATCTCAGATATCGTTTTGTCACTATCTGGTGCAGGTCACAGCTGATGGTGTCAGTTCAGCCAGGTCCTGGTGGGGGCTTCACAGCTGCATTTCTCTTCTGTCTGGTGGTCCAATGCTTTCATAAGTGCTTTGCACCTCTCCTGTTCCACTCGTAGTCTGTTGAGGGTCTTCCAGGTTAGCCTCCCTGGTGGGACATTCAGTAGGGGTGATTCCTGTCTCCATCCAGTCCTGGGCTTGTGTATTTAGCTGGTTCCATTCATCTTTCCAGATGTTGTCCATGATGTTTCTTTGATTGTCTGGAGGTGGGACtgtctgcaggaaactggatctggATTTCAATCGTGGTGGAGGTGCTGTGTGTCAGTGAAGGGGTGCCTGGTGTCAACCTCTTGTGCTCTCCACTCGTCTTGGGCGACAATGGATAATCTTATGTGGGGGTCAGGGGTGGGGGGGAGCAATGTCAGCTAGGGCATAGAGGCACGGGACTGGCGTTGTCTTTATGCATCCCGTGATAATGCGGCAGGTGTTGTTGAGGGCTGTGTCAATCAGTTTGGTGTGGTGGGAACAGCTCCAGTTTGAGCACCCGTATTCAGCTGTGAGGAAGCACTGACTGGGCCCTTAACCAAGATATGCTGCTACCATCCGACCACGTTTCTGAGTGAGATTCTGTCATTGCACAGAATATGATGTGTATGAGTAAGTGAATGTGATGTGTGGTAGACCAAAAACTTGTAACCAATCTCTTAGTAGGGCTCTTTACATGAAGTTGCGCTTGGAGGGTTATAGTTTCAATTCAGTCATGCTCTGTAGAACAGTATAAGCCAGACGAGAATAATACCCCTACTATGCTACTGTACTTACACGTTCATGCATGTATCATGCACATGAAGTAGACAGGCACACCAAACCCACCCACATATACTCAAACCTTTCCCACATCCCCAATGTATCATCTGTTATATATATCAGCTTATGTACAGTATACACCAGCTCTTCCATAAGTTAAAAAGTGTGCATCTGAGTTGCATCTGAAACATACTGTTGTGGAGCTGGTGTCTGTTAGACATAACACTGGCACAGTTTAACGTAGACATAAAgcagttattattgtttttagagtatgttttttttttttttcagattgagaAACTGAATGCAGTGGGCTGGAGGCCCATGCTTTTTCTTGAGTACCACAACAAGGAGGTCAAGATGCTGCTGCCAGAGGGGCTCGAATTAAGTTCGGGAGAGAATATATGTCTTAATAACATGAATGCAATCTACAGCATGATAGTTCAAGGTGATTCCACATTTACTGTGCATTATAACATCTTTAAACAATCCAAATGATTAAAAATTTAGgacactgtaaaaactaaatgACATCAAAAACTAAATTCAAGTATTATGAGAGAttttggtttactttgcatcactCCTACCTTTCACATTTTGGCCTAATTACATATTGTACATCCTTTGCGTTGCTTGTATTCTATTAGGAAAGAGAGTGCCAGCAGACCCTTCTAGCAACCAGGCCTCAACCAGTAATCTGCAACTGGGTCCAGAAGAGGAGAccattgttgttttaaatttagaGTCCATTCAAGACCCTCCACCACAACAAGGTGTGCTTATTATAGCTTTATTGTTATCGTTCATATTTTTATGAGAATGTTCTTTACCagcatattattatcattattgtagtatattattatcattgtatATTCTGTGTGTACACCTTTTACAAAGACTCTCCTTTAAGCGAGCCCTGCCACCACCACCAACAAGGGGGCAGAGATTCGCACTGAGCCTGACTTTGCGTTGTGAATTTTAGTCTTAGAAGTGTTTAAGTGTAAATTAAGGAAGCTTGACAGGTTGGATCAGAGGCTCAGATAGCTGGTTTATTACAGAGTTGTAATACAGCAGGATACAGACTTAAGTGGAATAGTCTAAAGTATAGGTGGTTGATGGAGCCGTCTCTCTAGAGAAGCTCTCCTCGGCAGTCGAATTGTCTTCTCACCGAACCAAAAGGTCCAGTGTTATACAAAAAAAGATAGTCATAAATAATCACAACAGCAGGTGCCAGAACAGAAAGATCTAGAAAAGGGTCCCCATTGATAAGGCATAGGCCAATGCTACGTCTGACCCAAAGTCCCAACAAGTGACGATTATAGCAGCACAATTCGGTGTGCTTAACCTAGTTATTTGCTCTTCAACTTTTGGTGCcttctttgacatttttgcagaatgAGCTTGAGCAGCCATACATCTATATCTGAccttgtatattgtatattctgTGTCAAAACTTTAGAGGAGGCTCTACTGTCAACCAGCCCTGCCACCAACACCACCGAGGGGGCACAGACTGAGACAGGTAACCCAAAGTCCCACCAATTGGCGATGATAGCACCACAATTCAGTGTGCTTAGCCTAATTATTTGCTCTTCAACCTTTGGTGCCTTCTTTGACATTTTTGTAGAAAGAGTTTGAGCAGCCACATGTCTATATCTGACCttcttgtatattgtatattctcTGTCTAAACTTTAGAGGAGGCTCTTCTGTCAACCATCCCTGCCACCAACACCAACGAGGGGGCACAGACTGAGACAGGTAACCCAAAGTCCCAACAAGTGGCGATGATAGCAGCACAATTCGGTGTGCTTAGCTTAGTTATTTGCTCTTCAACTTTTGGTgcctttgacatttttgcagaatgAGCTTGAGCAGCCATACATCTATATCTGACCttcttgtatattgtatattctgTGTCAAAACTTTAGAGGAGGCTCTTCTGTCAACCATCCCTGCCACCAACACCAACGAGGGGGCACAGACTGAGACAGTTAACCCAAAGTCCCAACAAGTGGCGATGATAGCAGCACAATTCGGTGTGCTTAGCTTAGTTATTTGCTCTTCAACTTTTGGTGCCTTCTTTGACATTTTTGTAGAATGAGCTTGAGCAGCCACACGTCTATATCTGACCttcttgtatatttttttctgtgtctaAACTTTAGAGGAGGCTCTTCTGTCAACCAGCCCTGCCACCAACACCAACGAGGGGCTAAAAAAGGACAAAACCCCCAAAAGACGCCAAAGGACAAAAGGTGTACCTAATCAACTCCAAGCTGATATTCTGCcatatttcattttacagtttttttcagtcgctaacaggcatttgtccaagcagttgtcacattttcaaaactctaaacacaattagcacagcatctgtctattgtggccataccattcacacatttcatgtcgttttcacacaatatggagtcattgaacacatttccacaatgcttacattttctgaacaaacaagctatacctcccaacaaaattatggatcatttttgtagtatttacaaatgttaacacacaacatcccacaatagcaaaaacaatgttccaaaccttagatacagtataaaaacctctgcttctgcaatgatatcagttcaaaaacaatatagctgatttatgttgtgtaaattgggccaaccacagctgattccaatctggcttagactcaatggcaggggttatttttttctattacattgacacttatacaataaaaggaggactttgaagagtgatatttttggaaacagaaacagaaaaagacaaacactgtaatgtatggtcgaggaagagtaagagcaaggggcccagtgagaggagcaggagcagtgagagatgcagtgagagatgcagtgagaggagcaggagcagtgagaggagcagtgagaggagcaggagcagtgagagatgcagtgagagatgcagtgagaggagcagtgagaggagcaggagcagtgagagatgcagtgagagatgcagtgagaggagcagtgagagatgcagtgagagatgcagtgagaggagcagtgagaggagcaggagcagtgagagatgcagtgagaggagcagtgagaggagcaggagcagtgagagatgcagtgagagatgcagtgagaggagcagtgagaggagcaggagcagtgagagatgcagtgagaggagcaggagcaggagcagtgagagatgcagtgagaggagcagtgagaggagcaggagcaggagcagtgagagatgcagtgagaggagcagtgagaggagcaggagcagtgagagatgcagtgagagatgcagttagaggagcagtgagaggagctgtgagagattgtttttattttaccccccttttttatctgggcttttttgttgttgttgttttttggttcaGAATGCTcgtatgtgtttcatggatattttgttcactgtaagcaatactgtcaaaccttttctgttctatcataccgtgtttctactgtacctcctgcagtaaacagtaaaggaaaaaaaatagctttttactggaatgcttttgaatgtgaacattactgtacatttggacatacagttcctaaccaagaaatttagtgtaaaacaatgaatttgcatgttttgcatgcaaaaacctgtaaaactgagactgaaaagtctatgcagtttttgtaatgtcaacaatagccagtattttgaaacctggtgtactttgattgactgcatgtaccttttgaagtgaaaacaagtgttattctttgacagaataatttaattttgagtcagatttccagtgttttggtaaagttggtgtgtgcagagaaagatgtgttctattttgaaatgaagacttagtatatatttaacaaaatgtgtttttgagaagaaaattatccatttggccaattgtgttttgtaggtgtgagtctgtgttaagagtttagaaaaagtatctgaagtatggttaagcgcttgttagcgattgaaaaaaactgtaaacttaCTCCATTTACAGTCATTTCAGGTACCTCGCATTTTGCTGTGTGTGCTTTGGCGTGCATGACACTCAGAAATGGTCTCATTTCCATCAACGGCTGCATATCGGTGAAATTATCAGCCACCTTGCTTAGGTAGGGCCAGTACCTAGAAAACAAGAGCATCATTAGTTGGTATTACCAACACAATTTGCTTGTAAATCAATCTAAAACTACGACTCAGATTAAAACACTCAggtatttatcatttaatatacAGTAGGTTGACCAAATGTGACCTAGAGAAATTACTTGCAGATAACATCCATTGCGAAGAAGGTAACATTTGCTCTCTCTGCCATGTCCTTTTGAATAAACATTGGATATGCAAAGATTTCTCCACGGTAGTGATTCAGGGCACGCAATAATACCCCGTGTCTGATTGATAAGAGACAATATGGTTAATGATCAGTTTACACAAAGAGTTGCTCAAAATCCTTGCTCACATACCAACACACactttcttcctctctttcatacacacacagtcacatctCTATTtgtactttaattaaaaaaatgacattgataAATATAGATTGAAGTGTCCACAACATGAATGACAAATTACACTGTACAATAGCACACTCCTGAAATACCAACACACCTGCAAACTGCCACCTGAATACCCTCTTCATCAATTTTTGAGGAGGATTTGTTGGATGTCTCCTTACTCGCCCTGAACCTCGACACCCCACACGTCCCACTGTCATTTGCCTGTGAAGTCAGCTGTTACTCATTTCAACAAATATACACCCATACATAAACAGATTATGGTATGCAGAATAAAACTTACTCTTGCCCCGCTGCTTCCTCTGATTTTCTCCAGAAAGCTCAGAACTTCGTCATCTTTGGCTATAAACAAGCCCTCATATAAAGACGGTTCCTCAGTTCTGTACAAATGATCACAAAATACCTAATTTAACTAACGCACATTTACTCTACATGCAACTATTTCAATGGCAATGttcttgttaaatatatttataaaaaagactGTGTAGTCTTTACATACCCTCTTGATTTTCTGAAGCGGTAATGTTTTCGGTTGCCATCGCAACACACTGCCAACATGTCAGGTTGACAGGCTGGACAGCAAAAAGAGTCAGCTTCTGACATCATGTCCTCTGAATGTTTGCATAGGCAATATTCAAAATAGCTCTTTTGAAACGTATCCGCACAGATTTTCCCTATCtatgaaatgaaaaaaacaatggatagagaaaaaaaacatacccaCAAAAGTACGAATAGAGTTATAATTGTGTGTTACAATGTGATTCAGGCAGACTAACCCTTCCTCCTTGAACAGACTGGTGCTCCAACAGCTTTAAAAAAGCAAGTCTTGAAAGTGAGGGAGCTGACAGCTTCATGTTAGAGAAAGCCTCAAACACTTCAAATGCATACAATGTTTGGCAGTTTGTGGTGCTTGGCCAATAATTGTATTGCATAAggtctttaacccctggagtccaTTCAGTCTTGCACTTTGGACAGACCTTTCGAGGTAAAGACACCTCATATCGtcctgtcaaaaaagaaaaaaaaacattagactaAGGATGTTTCACAGACACAATTGTGGTAAAGGTGATTGATAATAGTCAATATTTGACATGGCATTTGACATTAAAATTTCTGGTATATTGATGAAGTGAAACAGCTTTGCTATGCTTCCAGATGTTAACTTGGGGCACAAGTTCTGCGGTACTGAAACAAAAAGTGTGACTTCAAGAACATACCATTCATGGTGACCAATGAGATTTGCCTCCCAGTGGTGACCACAGTCTCTTCTGTGCACCCACATAGTACCTTTTGGGAGGGCAAAGGCAACTGACATACTGCAACACAgaaaattgttgtttattttggtCCCTCAAACAATCTATATACACCCATGTTACACTAGTGATTCGAAATCCCAGTCCA from Carassius auratus strain Wakin unplaced genomic scaffold, ASM336829v1 scaf_tig00216604, whole genome shotgun sequence encodes the following:
- the LOC113098675 gene encoding uncharacterized protein LOC113098675, encoding MAGGGLKKSCPTCQEKIFNGCKVCPMCKTAQPQHLRLKKKIEKFKMEKESWVAKKKKNQITSHLMDDAVILIEKLNAVGWRPMLFLEYHNKEVKMLLPEGLELSSGENICLNNMNAIYSMIVQGKRVPADPSSNQASTSNLQLGPEEETIVVLNLESIQDPPPQQEEALLSTSPATNTTEGAQTETEEALLSTIPATNTNEGAQTETEEALLSTIPATNTNEGAQTETEEALLSTSPATNTNEGLKKDKTPKRRQRTKGVPNQLQADILPYFIL